The sequence CACACACCCTCCCCACATGGCCCTGCCCCTGACTGACCCCCACGATGGGCCACTGAAAACGGAGGAAAAGACAGCGCTGTCTGCCCCCAAACTGGGCTGCTGTGCCTGCAGCTGTGAAGATACAAGCTTCCTTCACTGCCTGTCCTCTCGTCACCCTCCTGGAAGACCACCACCCCTGCCGAGCCTGCCCACCTAGCCTGCCCCCCAACACCCACCAGCCTGTCCCTCTAGCCAAGCCTGCCCCCCTAGCCTGCCTCCTACACCCGCCAGCCTGCCCCACCACCCAAGCCTGCCCCCCTAGCCTGCCCCCAACACCTCCCAGCCTGCCCCCCCAGCCGAGCCTGCCCCCCTAGCCTGCCCTCAACACCCCCCAGCCTGCCCCCACAGCCGAACCTGCCCCCCCAGTCTGCCCCTAACACCCAGCCGAGCCTGCTTCCCCCATGAGCCTGCCCCCACAACCTGCCCCTAGCATCTCCCCAGCTGAGCCTGCCCCCTCCCAACCTCCCCCACTCCAGCCGAGCctgcccccgacccccacccctgccccacggGTACCTGAGTAGAAGGCAGCGCTGAAGGCATAAATGCACATCCCCCAGCAGCCCACCGTGACGCCGCTGTTGTACTTCTGATACGCTTCTGATGTGTGCGGGGCCTTGGGGTCCCCTTGAAACACCACTTCGCCCATGAAGTCCGTGTAGAAGAGCAGCATCCCCTCGAAGGAGAGCCACCCTGGGGGGGACACAGGTGGTGACCGCGGGGCAGGCGCTGGCTCGCTGCCCCCCCAGCAGGTGGTTCTGAGCCACCATCAGTGCAGCACGTGAGTTTTGTCGGTTCAAAGCTTAAAGAAGGAGGGacctccctgctggtccagtggctaagactctgagctcccaatgcagggggcccgggttccatccctggtcagggaactaggtcccacatgccacagctaaaaaagatcctgtgtgccacaagtatAGGTCCTGTGCAGtcaaagaagtaaataaacattaaaaattatttaaaatattttaatgaaattttttgtgtaaaaataaatataaaaaatattttttaaaatatgaaggaatTACCTTTATCACCCAGAGATACCTCTGTTAAAATTCTGTAGGTTTCCtacccttcctttttaaaaaattatttggttagttccttgaccagggtttgaactgaggccccctgcattgggagtgtggagtcttaaccactggaccacccaggaaagTTCCCCTACTtgtctttttaaagtaaacataTATCCTTATAACACATGCCCTGTCACAAGAAGGTTTTGCATTCTGTTCTTTCTCTGAATCCTATCGCTAGGAGGAAAGTTAACCCCCACCTTCTCTGGTTTTCCACTCCCTCCTCTgctgggaagaaagaaaatgccagcaGGGATCCAGTCACAGGCGGGGCAGGGGGTTGCCTGCTTACCTGGGAGAAGTACCTTAGGAAGGGCAAGTGTTGATGGAAACCTAACTTGCTCTGTTACCGAAAAAACCATAGGGGTGCTTCCTCTggtttccatgtccatttctctCTCATAGGGGAAGGAGGTGGTGTTTACTGGGCCTCTGGAACCCCAATAATTATTATGCACGTGTCCTATGCcattaaatacttttaaagagCCCCATCTTAATGGCAGCAAAGTATTTCACAATGTGGACTCTCCCTGATATACTCCCCCTTCCCCCATTGCTAGGTGTTTATCCTTTTTCCCATCTCCGTCTTTGGTTGTTGTAAATCATGCTGTGATCAATGCCTCGTACAGGTTTGATTCATGATCAAACCTCTGACTACATCCTTGCAACAAATACCAAATAGGATCCCGGGATAAAGACTATGggcattttttaagattcttgtCTGTTGCCAAATTGCCTTCTAGAAAGTCATTCTGCTTTACATCCCACAATTGTTTGAGAGCTTAGGTTAAGATCAGAGGGTCAACAGCCCAACAGTGAAGAGACCCTGGAGGGAATGGCATGCTAGCTGGGGCTTCTTGGTATTCATCTGAAAGCTGAGCCTGTGAACTTGAGACCAGCCCCAGacatgtgtgtgtctgggtgtgtctACATCTCGTCTCTAAGTGTCAGGGTTCCAGACTGGCTTAAGACACAAATTCCTCCAGTGGGAAAGTGATAGCCCACTTAACTGTGAGTTGCCTGAGGAGCTTTTGGTCCTGAGGATCTGGGCTCCGTGGAGACCCAGAGGACCTGGTTAATCTGGGAATGCCTGGAGTAGGCACCTCCCTGCTCCATCCCTACCTCATCCTGCCCCTGGTGGTGTTTGGGGAAGCCCAGTGGGTTGGAGAGGCCTCCAGGCATTCCTAGCCCTGGGTCAGGACCTGTGCCCCactgcagggccacccaagggGGGCACGACAGGCAGGAAGCTTTGCCACGAGCTCACCCAGGAAGTGGTTGACACAGAGGTGGCGCAGCGCCCTGGGCATGTTGCAGATGGTGAAGCAGAGGTGCCTCATGGACAGCGGCTGCCCCGATGGCTCGCTGGAGCCCGTCAGCTCACTCTCGTATTTCACACCATTCAGTAAAATATTTGCCACCTGTAAGAGAAGCCCCCCAAATCCCTCATGAGGGCACTACACCTCAGCCACCCCATGTGTGCATGttaagccgctcagtcatgtccaactctttgtgaccccatggacagtagctcaccaggcttccctgtctttcaccatctcccagagcttgcttaaactcatatctgttgagtcggtgatgccatccaaccatttcaccctctcttgactccttctcctcctgcccttgatctttcccagcatcagagtcttttctaatgtgtcagctcttcgcatcaggtggccaaagtattggagttccatgcgtgtgtgttaagtcgcttcagtcgtgtccaactccttgtgaccccatggactgtagcctgccaggctcctctatccatgggattctccaggcaagaatactggagtggattgccatgccctcctccaggggatcttcccaacccagggctcgaacccgcgCCCCTTACattcctgcattggtgggcaggttctttatcactagcaccacatTTTGCTTCAATGAGAAAGTGAATTAGGAACACAGACCCAGAGGCTGTGAGGGTTTGTCTTCCTGGACAGTGTGAACTGGGCACCAAACACCATCCCACTGTTCGCCGGCCACCCTGCTGAGGCCCGTGGTCCGAATGAGAGAAATGACCTTATATCATATGACTTTATGACATTTTAAGAGACATATAATGTTAGTCTCTTCAGAGTAGGGGCAGCTGAGCATGAAATCTCCCTTCGCTGTGCCTGCCTTTCGACCACAGAGGGTAAGCTTGCCCAACGTGAAAtacatttgaaagaaaagaaatacggATTGGCTTAAATTCAGACATTATGAAGTCCCAACTCTTCCAGAAGAGAGGATGTAAAAGACTGATTTCAACATGACGGGTGGATGCCTGTCTACATGGGGGCTTAGGGGGGCCCAGGGAGCCCAGGTTGGGAGCTGGGTACCCAGACAGCCCCACATCACCAGCAGTGAAACAGGGACAAGTGGGTTCAGGGCAATGCTCCAGGGACTAATACACTCACGGCTCCGTTTGCAGCCTCTTCGCAGAAGGACAAGCCCCCCTTGGGGCTGGAGGTGAAGACACCAGCCAGGTGAGCTGTTGGCCCTGGGAGGTACACATCTCGAGTGAAGAAAAGGTACCTTACTGTGGGCCCATACAGGAGCTTGTgctgggagggggcgggggtgcaCCTGGATGCTCCAGGTggaagaatgaaaaggaaggaaacagcCCACAATGCCAGTTCTGAGGGCAGCCGCTGCGCCAACAGAGCTTGTCACCCATAACTGCTGGAACAAGACTTCACCTGACACCCCGTCCCCACTGAGCCCAGATGTGTTCACACTAAGCTCATGATTTTTACTTTCCTGCCAGAACCGATTTGAAGATGGAATGTTTTAAAAGGACGAAAAAGAGACTTTCCACTAGAACTTAAGAACTGTATCCAGAAGCCAGGTGGGGTTTGGGGCCACTGGATAGAATGGCCCGGTACTGCCAAAGGGCCTGATGAACTGCTCTCAGGTCACCAAGAGTGAGCATGACACGCCCCTGACCTGAGCACTTAAGAGAAATCGCTTCCCTCTGCCAATGATGGGTTTCTTCCAGTGACTTTCAGTGCTTCAAACCCTTTCTGGATCAGAGCGGGCAGACACCGCCCACCGGGGCCCGGACACTTCTCAGCAGGACGGGCACCCACCTGCGCAGAGCGCTTCCTTGAGGTGGGATGGCATTAAGTTTAAGATACAATAAAGAAGGCCCAAGGATTGACTCTCGGTCATGCAAAGGAGGTGCGTCGAACTTCGGAATTTAACAGCATAGGTAATGTGAGAGACTACCTCCCAGCATCTCTGGTGGGCCTCCTACAAGATCAGGTGTCTTCTCAAGCACAGGGTCAGGGGGCATGCCTGACTGAGATGAGGCTGGCACTTCCAGTCACATGGGCAATTGTGTTCAAGGGATGTGTGCAGGTCACTTGCTTCAGCACTGCCCTCCTGGGGGCCTGTGCAGGTTAATTTCTGCTCAGGAAACTCCATCCCCTGGGTTCCCTAAGGGCAGGGAGGGGGGGGCCCACAGGGCCCTCACATTTACTTTCAAAGGAGAGAATAACTCTCTCTTTTTAAGTcttgattgaatttgttacaatattgcttctgttttaatttttggttttaattttaggatcccacatgcctcctaattttaggatcccacatgcctcctagCTCACCCATCAGGGATTTAAACCCACAACACCTTCATtgaaaggcgaagtcttaaccactggaccaccagggaagtcctaagaataATTCTCTTTAatgtattattctttacagcatcagactttactttcaccaccagacacagcCACAACTGATGTCCTTTTCTCTTTGGCCCagccgcttcattctttctggagctattcgCGGCTGCCCtctgttcttccccagtagcatactgggcaccttcCCACCTTAGGGGCTCATCTTCCGGTATtgcatctttttgtcttttcatactgctcatggggttctcatagcaagaatactggagtggtttgtcattccttcctccagcggaccacgttttgtcagaactcttcactgtaacctgtctgtcttgggtggccctgcatggtatgactcatagcttcattgagttacagaAGCCCCTTTGCTGTGGCAAGGCTGTAATCTTCTTCATGGTCATGGACTCTGAAAATGGCTAAAATCCCACATATTGGCTGGTGGCCTTGCAGCCAAATCCCTCATACAACACAGACAGCCTTCCAGAAGTTTCTCCACTTTTCCGGAACATTCCGGCACCCTTTGGGATCCAGAGGGTTGACATCCTCCCGGCTGGCCGGTTAAGGTTGCCCACCCAGGGAGACCCCAGAAACAGCCACCAGGGTTTGCCTTTTGTTTCCGTCCTGTAGGAAGCCTGGGCACATTGCCATGGGTGCACATGGCCAAAGTGAGCTGGATGTGGTGGGGAAAAGACTAGAAATGACGGCAGCACATATGATGCTGAACTCACAGAACCACCTCTGGGCAAACATAAGGGTGTTTGAAAGAGCTGCCCCTTTGCTGTGGCCAGTTTCTTAGAGTGCTGCAGAGACCCTGAGTGTGCCTGGGCTCACATGGGCCCCAAAATCTCCGCACCGACTGAATGAAGAGCATGAGGTTACTGGGGCTGGGTGTGTCCTTGAGGCCCATCCATTAGACCCAAGTCTTTCCTGATTGGTTCACCCGGATGGGCCGCGAATTTCCTTCCAGGTCATCTATCTAACTGAAGAGGGGGGCCATGTGCATGGCGTCCTCTGACCCCTGGCTCCTCCCCCCATCACGCCCCAGCCCCGACGTTTGCTTTTACCTGTTGACTGAAGGTCACGTTCCTTCTCCGGCTGGTGTCTGGGCCGCTTCCTCCGGCCACATCCGGGATGGCCAAGGTCTGGGGTCTCTTCAGGATCCCGGCCGACCGTGGCTTGGAGGTGTCCAGGGAGCCCACCCTCAGCACGTCCCCGTCGGGGCCGGCAGCCAGGGTGACATCCCGCCGGTCCCCAAGGCCGCGGTCCTGGCGGTAGAAGCCGTCAGGGGCCCGGGGGAAGCTAACGCTGATGGCCTGCCTTGGGAGGCTGCCGGGGATGGCCAGGTAGCTGTCATGGCCGCCCGTGAAGCAGTCGATGAGGACACTGTCGATGTTGGACGTGGCAAAGGACGAGGCAAACTCGTTGATGCCCGTCAGGGAGCTGTCTCTGCTGATGAAGCTGCCGTACTTGGGCGTGAGGGGGCTGAGCGGGGAGATGGGGCTGGAGAAGCTGGCATAAAggctggggcctgggggtgggcaggggacgGTCTGGCCGGCACCCTCCTCACACAGGACAGGCGGGGATGGAGGCAGTGGGAGGCTGGGGCTCTTCAT is a genomic window of Bos indicus isolate NIAB-ARS_2022 breed Sahiwal x Tharparkar chromosome 16, NIAB-ARS_B.indTharparkar_mat_pri_1.0, whole genome shotgun sequence containing:
- the SLC45A1 gene encoding proton-associated sugar transporter A isoform X2, with the protein product MDFSADSADNPSHAYMMDVCSPADQDRGLNIHALLAGLGGGFGYVVGGIHWDKTSFGRALGGQLRVIYIFTAVILSITTVLTLVSIPERPLRPPGEKKPAMKSPSLPLPPSPPVLCEEGAGQTVPCPPPGPSLYASFSSPISPLSPLTPKYGSFISRDSSLTGINEFASSFATSNIDSVLIDCFTGGHDSYLAIPGSLPRQAISVSFPRAPDGFYRQDRGLGDRRDVTLAAGPDGDVLRVGSLDTSKPRSAGILKRPQTLAIPDVAGGSGPDTSRRRNVTFSQQVANILLNGVKYESELTGSSEPSGQPLSMRHLCFTICNMPRALRHLCVNHFLGWLSFEGMLLFYTDFMGEVVFQGDPKAPHTSEAYQKYNSGVTVGCWGMCIYAFSAAFYSAILEKLEEHLSVRTLYFIAYLAFGLGTGLATLSRNLYVVLSLCVTYGVLFSTLCTLPYSLLCDYYQSKQFAGSSADGTRRGMGVDISLLSCQYFLAQILVSLVLGPLTSAVGSANGVMYFSSLVSFLGCLYSSLFVVYEIPPSDASTTEEHRPLLLNV